A genomic stretch from Flavobacterium humidisoli includes:
- a CDS encoding heavy-metal-associated domain-containing protein, which translates to MNKIVLIAMMVFLGFSAQAQTKKNKNLKYATEVNGNCEQCKKRIEKAAYGVPGVKTASWDVSSHQLSVILNEEKCSPSDLNKAIAKAGHDTKEVKATTEDYDNLHSCCKYVRE; encoded by the coding sequence ATGAATAAGATAGTTTTAATCGCCATGATGGTTTTTTTAGGTTTTTCGGCACAGGCTCAAACGAAGAAAAATAAGAACTTAAAATATGCGACAGAAGTAAATGGTAACTGTGAGCAATGCAAGAAACGAATTGAAAAAGCGGCTTATGGAGTTCCAGGTGTAAAAACGGCAAGTTGGGATGTAAGTTCTCATCAGCTTTCGGTTATTTTAAACGAAGAAAAATGTTCTCCTTCAGATTTAAACAAAGCGATTGCAAAGGCAGGTCATGATACTAAGGAAGTTAAGGCAACAACTGAAGATTATGATAACTTACACAGCTGTTGCAAGTATGTAAGAGAATAA